The region aaaaaatgtaatttttattaattattataaatgaaaactacttatttcattattttgtggGTTAATAAATACAAGAATTCGACCAATAGAAAAGATAATATACATACACGAAAAAACAAATCTAAAGAAacaattattgttataattataataatcagattgtaaaaatatgtaaaCGATTGAGTCATCCATTCCTCTGTTGCCAGAAACAGAGACAAAGAAATGGTTCCTTGGAACTCATTTCCGTTAGAAGTGAGTTACCAAGTATTAGGTTGGTTAGCTTTTCTTTCATGGGGAGTTGCAGGCTACCCACAACTCATCTTGAATTTTCGTAGGAAAAGGTtgtctttttcatgttctataCTCATTTTTTGTTGCTGTTTTTCCTCTGGGGGTGGATTCTTAAATGGTTTGGTTGGTTTTTGTGATCAAACTCAGTGTGGTGGGATTAAGTTTGGATTTTCAGATTCTGAGCTTAACCAAGCACTGTTCATATCTCATATACAATGCTTCCCTCTTCTTTAGCCCTCTTGTTCAGAAGCAGTATTTTGAGAAGTATGGTTATGAACAGGTATGTTCTTTTCAACAGAGACTTTAACTTTGATGCCCTCATACATAATTTCTTGTGCAATTTTGGTTGATAATCTATTATTACTGCAGATGATTCCTGTTGCAGCTAACGATGTTGCTTTCTCCAGTCATGCAGTGGTATTACATCTAATTATAATTTGCCAATTTGCTATGTTTGAAGTAAGTATTATCACAAGCTCTTAGTaagagattttattttcttctcatcACTATACTTTTAGCTCCTGATCTTCTAAATTCAGAGATAGTGAATGTTTATTTGCAGCGTGGAAATCAGAAATTCTCCATCTATACCATTGCAATAGCTGTTGCAGTGTGGTTTACTGCTGGTGTTTGCTTTTTCATTGCATTGCCAACCCAATCTTGGCTTTGGCTAGTTTCCATCTTCAAGTAAGTTTCACTCTttacatgaaaattttctttgacCCTATTCACTAGGGTTTGCTCCTAGTTCTAAtgatatagataaatatttgattcttgCACTTTTGCACTTTCTAAGATTCACATTATGTGTTGGGGTAAGCAAAGATGCCACTGAACATAGAAAATTTAAGTAATGATCAAGCTCAAACTTGGTTTAAAGAAATTTCGCAGAACTATGAAATAGAGGCTGTGATTGAATAGTATGCAGTCTTTTCACATATTTATGACTACTGATATAAAAGAGTTATAGGAAGTATACATTTGAAGTGTGATTATTTCTCATATATATGAATGAACTACCTTTGAGGATTTTAACTTGTTCAAAAGGGACTGTGTTGTAAATTGAGTCTGGTATCGTTTTGGAAAAGTTGAGTCATTTCAGTGTATGACACAGTGCAAAGCATCAACATCTTGAAGAACCTTTGAATGGAATGTTGATATTCTTCTGTCTCttcatatttctttattttaatataattgttaacATTATAGAGTTCTTTTTCTGTGCAATTATTCAGTTTCCCTATAATAATTTGTGGAAATCAATTATACTGCAGCATAATTCAAGCAATTATGACCCTCATCAAATACTTTCCCCAGGTTAGAATCCCTTAACCTCCTCCATATCATGTTCTATGTATGGCATGCGTTGAAAATTGATACTCATAAGCAAATAGCTTCCCTATTTTGTAGCATAATTGACCTGATTTCAGGCTTTTTTGCAATGAGTTTTCAAACATGCATATGAACTTAGAATTTGGCTGTTTTTGCATACTTCAGATTTTCATACTTATGCTTCACTCATTGGTGATATTCTGGCAAATATTTAGTGTGTTTTCCATATATACTAATCTTATTAGTTTCTTATAATCTTTGGAGTTTGACAGAATAACACTGACAAACAAAAAGAGTAAGGAAAGGATACTTATTTGGTGTAGTTACTGAGTAATGACTACTTGCTTATGAAATCTAGACACTCCTGAACTTTTTGAGGAAGAGCACAAATGGATTTAGCATTGGAACTGTCCTACTTGATTTTTCTGGAGGTGTATTTAATTATTCACAAATGGCTGTGCAGTCCATAGACCAAGGTTTGTGAAGTAATTAAGAATTAGACCCTGTCATCAGATTTTATCTTTGAATATgtaaaatgaatttcaattttatctgaATGTAGGTTCCTGGGTGAACTTCTATGGAAACATTGGGAAAGTACTTATATCCTTGGTATGAAATCCTATGCTACTCTATATCCTTCTTCTAAAATCATTCAATATCCTTCTTCAAACTTGTtcaacatattattatttattattacattctTTTAGactttgaaattatttgaagtctcacatcgactaaagataagatcaatttataatatataagtgggtacaTATCTCTTACAGGCcggttttgtaaggttgagttaggcGTAAAGTCCACTACTTAACATTGTACCAGAGTCATGagttaaattttatcttaacaaaatttattgtttgtaGAGTCTATTATTTCACCCGTTATCGGTCTGCTATCAGATCATCCGTTAATGTCTAGTTTTACACTTGGGATGTATATGCCTAGAGATAAAGTCAacttacaatatataagtgagtgcaaatctcaccttataagTAAATCTTGTAAagttgaattaggtttaaaagttcacttatttttgttttttctttatcatttctaAAAGTGTTTGTGAAGAAACTTATCCGAATTAACTAAAATTCTTAACATTTGTGAAAATTTATGCTAAGCTTACTAATTTTGACTGATGAATTCtgatttgtttcttcttctgttACCATTGCAGGTAACAATATCCTATGATTCTATCTTAATATGTCAACATTATGTACTGTACCCTGATAACAAGAAAGGG is a window of Vigna unguiculata cultivar IT97K-499-35 chromosome 4, ASM411807v1, whole genome shotgun sequence DNA encoding:
- the LOC114181166 gene encoding cystinosin homolog isoform X2, producing MVPWNSFPLEVSYQVLGWLAFLSWGVAGYPQLILNFRRKSVVGLSLDFQILSLTKHCSYLIYNASLFFSPLVQKQYFEKYGYEQMIPVAANDVAFSSHAVRGNQKFSIYTIAIAVAVWFTAGVCFFIALPTQSWLWLVSIFNIIQAIMTLIKYFPQTLLNFLRKSTNGFSIGTVLLDFSGGVFNYSQMAVQSIDQGSWVNFYGNIGKVLISLVTISYDSILICQHYVLYPDNKKGLPSKNSEEIKQSLICASPSPIDQQQIKGSVTSSYQSPPEV
- the LOC114181166 gene encoding cystinosin homolog isoform X1, which translates into the protein MVPWNSFPLEVSYQVLGWLAFLSWGVAGYPQLILNFRRKSVVGLSLDFQILSLTKHCSYLIYNASLFFSPLVQKQYFEKYGYEQMIPVAANDVAFSSHAVVLHLIIICQFAMFERGNQKFSIYTIAIAVAVWFTAGVCFFIALPTQSWLWLVSIFNIIQAIMTLIKYFPQTLLNFLRKSTNGFSIGTVLLDFSGGVFNYSQMAVQSIDQGSWVNFYGNIGKVLISLVTISYDSILICQHYVLYPDNKKGLPSKNSEEIKQSLICASPSPIDQQQIKGSVTSSYQSPPEV